In Maridesulfovibrio sp., the genomic stretch ATCCCGGAGCGGTCGGCTGCCGTATAACTTCCACCGGAACACCGCGTTCGCTGCAATCTGCTGATTACCATCTTTTCCCGCCCGGAAACGGAGCTTCACAAATCGAAGGACTGAGCGAGCAGGTCAGAATTTTTGACAGCTGCCGCAATGCTTTTGATTACGGACAGTTTTCATACACCCGTCCGGCCCTCCATGTTTCAGGATGCTGCCACATGCTGAATATGGAAGCCATCCACCAGTGCGGTGACTTTGACGTGCGCTTCAACCCCACACAGTTCGACGACCTTGAAAGAGACCTGCGGGCTGCGCTGGGCGGATTCAAGCATGTTTACGCAGGACAGATGCGCATCGGGCACATCCAGCACTCCAGTCTGGCAAAGGCCGCGAATGTCCGTTCCATGGCGCAGGTATTCGGTAACAAGATAAAGCTGGAAAGCAAATACAGCGAGCAGGACCTGAACAAGCTTTTTGCTCAGGACCTTACCCAGCTATGGAAAGACACCCATTCCAAATGGAAAGAAATGTCTGAAAATTTATATTAGAATCAGAGAAGTTAGAACGCGTCAGAGGCAACTTTCTGTTTCTTTCTACAGCGATTAAGCCGATGGTGCTTTACAAGCTATCTGGCAAGCCATTCGGCTGTGAGCTTCTCCATCTCTTCCGGAGAGAAAGAAGGAGTATCGTACATTCCCTTGGCAAAACGCTGTGAAAATCCGTGATAAAGAATCAAGGCGGCCGCAACAGAAACGTTGAAGCTCTGAATCATGCCCTGCATCGGAATATACACTTCATCAGGGACCAGTTCGGCCAGTTCAGGTGCTGTTCCGCTATGCTCGTTGCTGAGAATTACAGCTGATGGTGTGCTAAGATCAAAATCCATAAGCGGTCTTGCTGTTTCTGAAAAACCGGTCCGCAAAACCTGATAGCCCTGATCGCGTAAACCGCTGACCATTTTTACAGGGTCTGTGTGTTTGGTGCACTCCACCCATTTTTTACCGGAGGCTGAAGATTTTTTCGCCAGCTCCGGCCATTCTGAAACGGTATAATAAAGGTGAATGCCATAGATTCCGAAAGCGTCGCAGCTCCTGAGGATTGCCGACACATTATGGGGATCCCATACATTATCGATAATGAGGGTGAAATCTTTCTGGCGCTTTGCCAGTACTTCCCTGACCCTAGCCTCTCTTTGTGGTGTTCTCTGTCTTTCCATGGCGTACTGCGTACCCAACCTTTGCCAAGTTTGCAAGCGCAGTAGAACGACTCTTTTCCATTTAAATATTCTTCAATATTAATATGGACGTTTTATTGATTTCAAAAAGATGATATGTAATTAATTCAGATGATATTTATCTATGGAGGACTGAATGCGCGCGCTGATTGCAGAGGATGAATTTGTTGGCCGAAAACTGCTGTCAACTTTCCTTGCCCCGCTTTTCGTAATTGATGTCGCTGTTAACGGGAGAGAAGCTGTTGAAGCGTTCAAACTGGCCTATGAAGAGGACAACCCTTATAAACTGATACTCATGGATATAATGATGCCGGAACAGGATGGTCTTTCCGCACTTGAAGAGATAAGGGCTTTTGAGAAAGGAAAAGGGCATACTGGCCGTTGTAAGGTAATCATGACCACCGCACTTGATGACCCAAAAACAGTAATACGATCTTTTCATGACGTGGAGGCATCCAGTTTTATAGTTAAGCCCGTGGAAAGAGAAAAATTATACGCCGAGCTCAAAAAAATCGGGCTCATGAACAAATAATTACCTTCGGATTATGGAGCACCGCTGATGAGTGAAGACGATTCCCTTATTGAAGAATTTTTCTCCGAAGTGAATGACAAGTACTACCCGCAAGTACTTGAAGGGATCGACCTTCTGGATGAGCAGCGCATCGAGGAAGGGATCGAGGTGCTTTCACGTCCACTGCACACCATCAAGGGCGTAACCGGATTCATGTCCGGTTTTGAACCCGCATCATCTTTCACTCACAAGGTCGAAGATTACCTAAAGAAAATGCAGGCAGGCGAAGTCGCGCACGATCTCATGCAGATCGCGCTCGCCATTGAGTCAGTAAACACCATATTCATGCTAATTGAGCAACTGCGGGAATCCGGCAGTTTCGACAAAAGCATGACTGACGATATTGAAGCAAGGCTTTCAGGAGACGGAAAGCAGAGCCATGCAGCAGATGAATCCGGGCTTAATCCCCTTGAAATAGAAAATCTTCCTGACATTCAGATATTCACTATCAAAGTGAGCCGGATATACAGCTCCGAACAACTAAAAATGGTTGAAGAAAGTCTACAGACAATCAACACAGGCAACACAGTACTTTTCGATTTCGAAACAGCTGTTTCAGTTGCTTCATCCTTTTTTGAACTGGTCGCATCTTATGCCGACTCTTGTGAAATATGTATGGCCGGAATGAACAGCCACTGTACAGGAACTTTCTACTCGTGGGGCTTCCAGCGCTTTTTTTCTGTCTTTAAAAACAGGGAAGACTTCTTAAGCAACACCGGAGTTTGAGGATAATGAAGGACAGTATCTCCAGCTGCATAGGCCAGCTCCAAGAATCAATCATCGCACTTGAACAGGGTTCCGGTGATATCAATGCTATTTTGAAAGCCATGGGGCTTGATAATGCTCAAATGAGATCTGCCCAGATTATTGCGCTCATGGATATGCTGAGCGATGGAATCACACCTATCAGCTCGGAACTGGTAACTTCCCTTCTGGATATTTCTGAAGCCCAGAAAAAGTTTTTCTATTGCATAGGCGGCCTTCTGGATAAGGGCGGAGCTGCTGCCGATTCCCGGAAGGAGACAGAACCTGCTCAGAATCAAGCTTCCGCAAGCTCTATTGAACTGGATGAATACGAACAGGAAATGATGGCCGAAATGCTGGCCATGACCGGAGAAAGCCCGGACCCGAGCGACGGTTGGGAAAAGGTTGATAAAACTCCGACAGGACTGGGGACCGAAGATCCGGGAAAATCTGAAATCAAACAAGAACCGGAAGAAACATCCGATCCTGAAATGGAAACTTCCGCTGCGGCAAAAAAAGTTTCCGACGAAGAGATAGTCAGCAAACAACCTGCACCTTCCAAAAAGAAGGACTCTCAGGCTATATCCTCAATCCGTGTATCCACACAACAGCTGGATTCCCTTATTGAACTTGTCGGTAAACTGATGGTTACTTATGCGGTTATTGCACAAACCAAAGCTGAGAATATTTCCAAAATTTCATCCAGCCTTTCGGAGCTGGATAAAGTAATCCGCAACCTGCAGTCAGAGGTTGATGAAATCAGACTTGTGCCGCTGAAACAGATTTTCATGCCTATGCACAGACTGGTCAAATCAACATCGCAGAAGCTTAATAAACGGATCAAATTCACTATCACCGGAGAAGAACTGGCACTCGATAAGACCATAGTGGAATGCCTCAACGAACCGCTGGTACACCTGCTGCGTAATGCGCTGGACCACGGAATCGAATCTGCTGAAGACCGCCAGATGTACGGCAAAGATGAAATGGGGAGTGTCCATCTCAATGCGTTCCGAAAAGGAGAATTCGCCTACATCGAAATAACCGATGACGGTAAAGGCCTTGACGCTGACGTTCTACTCAAAAAGGCACTTGAGCGCGGCCTGGCCTCCCCGGACACAGAATACAGTAAGGAAGAAATTTACGCGTTCATCCTCCAGTCCGGTTTCTCCACTGCGAGCGCGGTTACAGATATTTCCGGGCGCGGTGTCGGCATGGACGCAGTGGTTGCCGCCATCCAGAACACCTTGGACGGAAAAATTTCCATTCGCAGTGAATTGGGTGAAGGCTCCACATTCTCTATCGCCATTCCACTGAGCAGGTCGGTTAATGAGGGAATAGTCGATGCTCTGGTCACCACAGTCGGTCCGGAGACCTTTATCTTCCCCAGCCGGGAAGTTCTTGAGGTTTATGAACCGGTGGCAAAGGAATTCACAGATCTGCCTGATGGCCGGGAAACAGTTTCCGTCAGGGGTAAAGTCCGTCCTCTTATCCGCATGTACAAGGTATTTGACCTCCCTGCACCTGCAGCAGATATCATCCCCAAAGTCATTCTTGTAAAGCTGGGGGACACCATAGCGGCGATTCTAGTAGATGAGGTTTTGCGCCAGCAAAAAGCCGTGGTAACGGGATTCACTCTGCCGGTAAACACCATATACAAACTTCCGATACTGGGCTTCGGCATGATGGGGGAACATGACGCTCTGGTTGTCGACACTGAAACCCTGATAGCATCATACATGGACGATCCAGTCTAACAAAGACAAGTCCGGCATCTGCATAATTTTGCGGTTGGCAGGAAAAACTTTTCTCTACCGAATTTGTCTGCTATGCATGCGTGTTCAAGCAAAAAACAATCAGCGCAGGAAAAACAGTAGATGAAAAAAGCAATTCTTTTTGCAGCACACGGATCAAAAAACAGGGCCGCAAGTTCGGCCTTGGGAAATATTTTAAAACTGACAAAAAAAGCCTATCCCGACATTCCGATCTTCAGTGCTTTTACTTCCGGGCATATCCTAAAAAAACTTCGGGAACAGGGCCAGAAGCTGCCCACTGTAAAACAGAATCTTGAAAATCTTTCTGAAGAAGGCTTCACCCACGTAGTCATTCAGTCTCTGCATGTTATTCCCGGAACGGAATACACCAACACATGCAGGCTTGTGAACCGTGTTGAGAAAGGTGAAATCAAATTTGAAAAAGCAATTATCGGCGAACCTCTGCTCACAAATGATCAGGAAATAGACGAAATTTCGGACCTCATCCTGAACCTGCTGGAAGAACGTGATCCCCAAAAAGAAGCCCTGATTCTAGTCGCCCACGGTTCTAAATATTCCGACAGCGGCAATTCCCTGTACGATAAATTCAAAGAAGTCCTTGAGGCCAAAGACAGCAATGCCTATCTTGGTAAACTAAATTCCGAAGAAGGCATTGAAAAAATAAGTGACAGGATCAAAGCTTCCGGCCTGAAAAAGGCATACCTACTGCCCCTGCTTTTCGGAGCCGGGAACCATGTAAAAAAAGACATGGCAGGTGAGCATGAAGGTTCGTGGAAAAACATAGTTGCCTCTCGGGACATTGAAGCTATTCCGGTTGCCAAGGGAATCGGGGAATTCGACATATTTGCCCGGCGTTGGATGGATAAATTGAAAAAAGCGATCGATCAGCTCGATACGTAATGCAACCTTAAAAATTTGCTGCTTGATTGAACTCCGCACCGCATATACATTATGTTGGTGCGGTTAATCTTTTTAGCTATTCAACAAAGATGACAAAAAAAATCACCGTGCATAGACATGACGGAACAGTCATGGAACTAGCACCGACAGCCGGGCTTAATATAGCCCAATCCCTTTTCCTGAACGGAGCTTTTCAAGGGGTCCCCCTCTGCTCCGGTATGGGCCGTTGCGGACTGTGCAAAATTCGTTTTGAGACGAGTCCGCCGGAACCGCGCAGGGAAGAGCTGCAAAAATTAACTGTCGCTGAAATTGAATCCGGATGGCGGCTTTCCTGCCTTCATCAGGCAACAGGGGGGTCCATTTTCCTGCCGCAGCCGGAGCGAGTTGTACCAAGAGTTAGCAATAAATTTTCAAACAACTTGCCGGAAGGACTGGCGCTGGCCGTAGATCTCGGAACCACAGGATTGCACTGGGCTTTTACCCTCTGCGGTACCCCGGTAAAATCCGGACAGGAGCTGAATCCGCAGATCGGACTAGGCAGTGAGGTCATGTCCCGACTCGCCTTCGCGGCAAAACCGGAACAGCGCAAAATCTTATCTGAACTGGTAACCAGCCGGATTAAAACGCTCATTGCCGAGACCGGACAGATCAAAGAACTGGTAATTTCAGGCAACCCTTCCATGACCAGCATCCTGGCACAGGATGATGTGCGGGGATTGAGCAGCGCACCCTATTCACTGCCGGATGGCGGCGGGAAAAAAGTAAATCTTGACGAAGACCTGCCTGAAGCGTACATCCCGCCACATCTGGCTCCGTTCGTTGGTGCAGATATAACCTCCGGGATTGTGGCCCTGAATTTTTCGAAAACCGGAATTCAACCGCCGTATCTCTTCGCCGATCTCGGAACAAACGGAGAGTTCGTCCTTTGCCTTTCAGAGGATGAATATATAGTTTCGTCTGTGCCTATGGGACCAGCCCTCGAAGGGGTCGGCATGAGCAATGGACGCACTGCCGGACCGGGCGCCATATCCGCTTTCACACTGACTCCACTTGGTCTTTCACCGTCAGTGATCAAAACGGAAGAATCCGGGCAGAAACAAAAACCGGGCATAACCGGAACAGGCTATCTGTCTCTCTGCGCCATACTGCTGAAGTCCGGCGTACTGACCAGTGAAGGCCTCTTTTCCTCCGGAAGCACTCCCTTTGCCGCAAAACTGGCAAACAGGCTAACAGAAATAAACGGAACCCCGGTCCTTGATCTGGGACATGAAGGATTAACCCTTCCGGCCTCGGATGTGGAAGAAATATTAAAAGTAAAAGCGGCCTTCAACCTCGCTATGTCCGCCCTGCTGAGTGAAGCCGGGCTGGCGCCATCCGATCTCAATGAGTTGGTCCTCGGCGGGGCCATGGGCCAACATGTCAATATTAATGATCTGGTTGCTACCGGATTCATTCCTGCCGGAATCGCTGTGATTACACGCGCCGCCGGTAATACCTCCCTTGAGGGAGCCAAAATTTTAACTCACAATCAAGAAGCAAGGGATTTCGCCGCCAGTCTGCCCGGACGCTCCAGAGTGCTGGAGCTCGCCGGAAGTGATGATTTCGGCCGGAAATACCTTGAGAGGATGATTTTCAAATATGTCTATTAAAGTAAGTTCACTTTTCCCTCTACCGACTCAGGATGTATCCAAAATTTTGGATAACTACATAAAAATTTTACAAAAAACAGTTCCGCTTAAAAGCAAGTACAGTCATGAACTGCCTTACGCCATTCGTGACCTTTCCCGCGACCTGACCGGGGAACGTTCCAGCCTGTCCAATGACTACATGGGCGATCCGCGCAGCCTGAATGCATACCTGCGTTATTTTCTGCCTTGGAACCTTTACCGCATGGCCCGTCTCTTTCAGGGACTGGATATAAATCTGCCCGATAACGGCATAGTGGTGGACCTCGGTGCCGGACCGCTCACCGTGGCTCAGGCCCTCTGGATCGCAAGGCCGGACCTGCGCGAAAAAAAGCTGACCTTCATCAATGTTGACCGTACCCCGAAACCCATGCGTGAAGGAGCAAGACTCTTCACTGCACTGGCCGGGGAAGAATCCCCGTGGCGCATGGTAAACGTCAAGGGCGGCTCAACTTCCAAGATCCGCGAAAAAGCACATCTGCTGGTCACTGCAAACATGGTCAATGAAGCTTCCGCCGGAACACGCATTCCGCTTCCGGTCTGGGCGGAAAAATTCTGTCTGTCCATGGTTCACAAACTGGCACCGGAAGGACGCATACTAATTATTGAGCCGGGTATCCGCCGCTCCGGTCGCGTACTCTCCGTTATACGTCAGGAATTTGTGAATGCCGGATTCCCTATACTCGGCCCCTGCACCCACGTGGAAGAATGCCCAATGAACGGAGAACAGGGTAAGGCGTGGTGTCACTTCAATTTTGATTCCGACCACGCTCCCGCATGGCTGCAGAAACTTTCTGCACAGTGTCGTCTGGAAAAAGACAACGTCAGCCTAAGCTTCCTCTATGTAGGACTGCGCAAGGAAGATGTTGAGAGCGCCCGCGAAGGGGAAATGCTCATCCGCGCTGTGTCCGAATCCTTCAGGCTTGATCAGGGCGGATTCGGCCAGTACGGTTGTGCCGCGCAGGGACAGATTCTGCTTTTCGCACAGGGCGGTGCAAAAACATTGTACCCCGGTGGTCTCATCGGCATGCCCATCCCCGAAGAAGAAAAAAGGGATGAAAAATCCGGCTCGCTGATTGTACCACTGCCCATTAGGGAAAGCGATAAACGTAAGAAATAAAGACACCTGAAAGGCCTTCAGCAACCATGCCGGGGGCCTTTAACCCTTTTTGCCAAGGCTTCGTCATCTTTTTCTTCAAAGACAATCTTAGTGCGCTATATGCGAATCTTACAAAACGTCTTTGAAAGAGATTGGATGGGGCTGGGGAAGGGAAACCAATTCATAAAACGCGAAGCGTATCTAATAACCTTATGGAATTTATAGATCTGGGATTAATTTCCCATCAGGAAGCAGAAAAGATTCAGTTGGAAAGATTGGGCCAGGTCATGGAAGGCACAGCGGGAGATGCTTTGTTTCTTTTGGAGCATCCTCCCGTCGTTACTTTGGGCCGCCAGGGCGGATTGGAAAACCTGCTGATCAGCAAGGAAGCTTTGAAAGCCATGGGTGCTGAAGTGGTGCAGACCGCCCGAGGCGGAAATATTACCTGCCATTACCCCGGACAGTTGGTGGTTTACCCGGTCATGCGTATTGAAAAAAGGCGCGGCGGCATCAAGAAATTTTTCCACGACATGGAAGAAACAGCTATCCGAACCGCTGCCCGGTTCGGCGTTGATGCAGCAAGAAGCGAAGGCCGCCCCGGTGTATGGGTAGGCCCGGGCAAGCTATGCTCCATTGGAATCGGTGTCAAAAAGTGGATCACCTACCACGGCTTGTCATTCAACGTTTCCACTGACATGAAACTATTCGACGCCATAACCCTCTGCGGTCTGCATGGCGCGCACCCCACCTCCCTTTCACGGGAAGCTGGCAAAGAAATTTCTACCGAGGAAGTAAAAAATGTCTTCAGAAAAGAATTCGGAAAAGTTTTTGCGGATACCACCGTGGCTGCGGGTTAAACTGCCCACCGGACGCACTTTCAACGATACCGGCAAAATGCTGGAAGATCTTAATCTCAATACAGTCTGCCAGTCCGCCAAGTGCCCCAACTGCTGGGACTGTTTTTCGCGCAAGGTGGCCACCTTCCTGATCATGGGCCGCAACTGCACCCGCAACTGTGCTTTCTGCAATATCGCCCCCGGACGCATCGATCCTCTTGATGCGGACGAGCCGCGCCGGGTGGCCGAGGCCGTAAAGCGACTGGAACTCAAATATGCCGTAGTTACCTCCGTCACCCGCGACGATCTTCCTGACGGCGGTGCTGCCCATTTTGCCGAGACAATCGAACGCATACGCGCTGAACTTCCGGAATGTAAAGTGGAAGTGCTCATCCCCGATTTCAAAGGCAATCTGGAAGCGCTGAAAACCGTCATTGCCGCCAAGCCGGATGTTATTAACCACAACGTGGAAACACCGCCCGCTCTTTATTCTGAAATCCGCCCGCAGGCTGATTATCAGCAGAGCCTCGAGCTGATCGAAAGAGTCAAACAATTCAGCGATATTCACGCAAAATCAGGCCTCATGGTCGGCCTCGGTGAAACAGACGAACAGGTCCGGCAGGTTATTGACGACCTCGCGGCCATTAATTGTGACATCATCACTATAGGCCAGTACATGCGCCCCTCAAAAGCGCACCCTGCCGTCAAACGCTACGTCGAACCTTCAGTCTTTGATGAATACGCAGACTACGGCAAAAGACTCGGTGTTCCGCATATGTTCTGCGCGCCACTGGTCCGCTCCAGCTTTAACGCTGCTGAGGCTTTTGATAGACTTTAAAATACTGATTAACAACAATTCGTAAAAAAGGAACTTCCGATACGGAAGTTCCTTTTTTTTATGTTTTTGCGATACATAAAAAAACTCCCCTGCCCAAGTCAGGGGAGCAAATAAATCAAACTTTCATCCAGTCCACAACCCTACTTACCGGTCCTGAAGCTCAATGAGAAGGCATACCAAACACGGCGGATATCGTCGATGCGTTTTTCATATTTCCCGATGATCACCTGCCGCCCTGCAGGGCCGATCTTCACATTAACAGGTTTGGATTCTTTGAGTGATACCAGCTCAGGGTGCTCAATATTTCGGTCTGAACTAACGGAAATGCGCGCGCCAGCGGCCGGCATGGGCATTCCTTCGAAATACATCATAACCGGGAGGGAATCTCCCTCCTTAAGCTTGGTTGGATCTTTGAGAGGCACTATCTCAGCCCGTTGGCCTATGGGTTTATCCATACCGTGTGTCCACTTGATAATGGTTTTAGAAAGCTTGTATGACCGGCCTTCATCGATAACCTTTCCGCAGACATGTCTTGGAAGATCAAAATTCTCCCATCCAGCTTCTTCAGTATGATACCAGTACCTGTTGTCAAACTCGACGGTCAGCATGGTGTAATCATCATCCAGCCATGCAAAAGCTCCACCTTTGTTATACACAGGTTCAAGACTGGTCTTCCAATTGTTCTCGCTGATACCGGTCATTGCAGTGATGCGGCTGAGAGGATAGGGATCTGTTGCACCCGGATGGCCATACATAAGAAAGACCTTGCGGCCCTTATTTTCCAACCACATATCATGGGCTGAGCAGATAGAGGCGAAAGCCATGACCAATACCATTGCTAAAACGGTTTTCTTCATCATAATTGTCCTCATTTTTTATTGAAAACGACTGTCATTTTCATTTAAAGGTTTGATTACAAACCACCTGCGAGATTGTCAACGATCATAAGAATAAAATTATGATTTTTCTGGCAGAATTATATATTCCGTGATCCCTGCCTTTTACCCAGCTGAATATAAGGCGTCACGACTATATTCAGCCTTCAGGGGTTAAAAAAGCTCTCTTGACCTTTACGATTTATTATTGCAGAGCTTTGCAAGGGTCGGATTTGGTAATTTTATGGTCATAATATATATAATCTATATGAATCCGTCCGAATCCCGCCTTAGCAACGTGATTCTACAGGAAAATGGAGGATTACAATGCGCCTTAGATATTATTTAATCACGATACTGCTTTGTCTAATGGCAAGTCCGCCAAGCATTGCAGCGGCCAAAGATCAAACTGAAAATAACTCCGAGCACCAAAAGTATATTGTTGCCGGTTATATCGAGAACGTTTCCATTAAAATTTGGGACCGCGAAACCCCGATTACGATTGAAGCCAAGATGGATACCGGAGCGGACAGCTCTTCCCTGCATGCCACAGATATTACGATTGACAAAAACAATAAAACAACTTCATTCACCATAACCGACCAGCACGGCAAGAGCCAACGCATTACCTGCCCATATGCCAGAATAGTGCGCATAAAAAAAAGGCCGTCCGGTTACCAGCGAAGGCCTGTAATACCGGTACAGCTTCATATTGGAGCAAAAGAATTTGATGCCCTGGTAAACCTCACCGACCGCAGCCATTTTTCATACAAAATGCTGGTCGGCAGGAAAGAATTACGTCACGGCATACTTATTGATTCCTCGCGCCACCATCGCCTGAGCCGTCCAGAAGCACAGTAAATTCACTGTTCTTTATTTCGGAGTTTCCGCCATGAATTCTATACAGCTTAAAATACTTGTCGCACTGCTGCTTACCGCAGGGCTGGGATTATTCAGCTACAAAGCTTTTGTGCTGGGTTTCCCCCTCACACCTGAGGAACATACCAAAATCTGGAACGTGGAAGCACACGTCTCCTATGAAGCAAAGGGCGCACCGGTTAAGGTAACCCTTCAAACCCTGAACAGACTGCCACAATACACGGTTACTGACGAATATTACATTGCGGATGATTACGGTCTTCTGCATGTTTTGCAATCTGCTGACGGCACACCGCAAAAGAGCAGGACTCCAGATAATGTCGCCGCAACTTGGTCCAAGCGATCCGCCAAAGGAAAGCAGGACCTTTTCTATTCCGCCCGGTTGCGCCCCAACAACAACAAGAGAGAGGAAACCTGGGTCCACCCCGCAGAAATTCCCAAATTGATAGACCCCAAATTCACTGAGGCTGAACAGCTGGCAGCAAACTCGCTTATTAACCTAGTGGGCAGTGAATCCGCTGACATTGAAACTTTCGTCCCACAGCTTATGAACCGGCTCATGGAACCTTCTACAGGTACGGATGCCGCATATCTGCTCCGCGATAATAAAAATGTTCTGGGCGCGGTCAACATGGCCGTCCGACTGCTGCACTTTTCCGGTATTCCGGCCCAGTCCGTACATGGAATAACCCTGTCCACTTCAAACAGTGCAGAAATCAAACACTGGCTGGAGTTATATCACAACGAAAAATGGCACATGTTTGATGTAACCACAGGTACTTTCGGGACTCCGGTCGACTTTGTTGCATGGTGGCGCGGAAACGCGCCTCTGGCCACTGTCAGTGGCGGGAGCAACCTGAATGTGACTCTATCAGTCGTTCCGGCTACAGTCCGGGCCATGGGTAATGTTGTTGACCGACTGAAAGTAACAGCCCCGGCCATTCTGGAATTTTCCCTGTTTAATCTTCCGGTACAGGCACAGGCCACCTACCGGATAATCCTGCTTATTCCCATCGGCGTATTGCTGCTTGTTTTTTTGCGCAACGTAATCGGCATCACCACTTTCGGTACATTTATGCCCGTGCTGATAGCCCTTTCTTTCCGCGAAACACAATTACTCTGGGGTCTTTGCCTGTTTTCAATTGTAATAATCCTCGGACTGGCTGTGCGACTTTACCTTGAGCATCTGAAATTATTGCTGGTTCCAAGGCTGGCATGTGTGCTTATTGTAGTGGTTTTACTCATGGCCGGCATCAGTATCATCAGCTTCAAACTGGGATTCCCACGCGGTGTCTCAGTAAGTCTGTTCCCCATGGTCATATTAAGTATGACCATTGAACGGATATCGGTAATGTGGGATGAGCTTGGCGCCGGAAAAGCCATTCAACAGATTATCGGCTCCATGGCCGTAGCAGTACTTGCCTACATAGCCATGAGTAACCTGCTTATCGAACACCTCATTTTTGTATTCCCGGAACTGTTCCTCGTATTACTTGGCCTGACCTTGATGATCGGGCGATACACCGGATTCCGTCTGCTTGATTTGATGCGTTTCCGCGCATTCCTCAAGGAGAGTTAGGATGAAGTGGTTCGGCAAACTCAAAGAATTCGGAGTCATGGGACTCAATGCCCGCAATGGGTCTTATGTACTGCCAAACAATCCGCGTAAGCTCTATCCTTTGGTGGATGATAAAATCACAACCAAAAAGCTGACCCAGTCGGCCGGATTAAATGTTCCGGAGCTATACGGGGTTTTTCAAGCCCAGCATGAACTCAAGAAACTTCCCGCCCTGCTTCAGAAACATGATTCATTCGTGGTTAAGCCTGCGCGCGGCGCAGGGGGTAATGGAATTTTAGTCATTACCGGCAAGCTGGGTCCTCGTTTCCGTAAGCCGGATGATTCGCTGGTTGCCGAAGACGCAATATCCTTTCACATTTCAAACATCCTCAGCGGCATGTACAGCCTTGGCGGTATGCCGGATAAGGCCATGGTTGAATATTGTGTACAGTTTGCTCCGATATTTAAAGACATCGCCTATCAGGGAGTACCGGACATACGAATTATCGTTTACAAGGGCATCCCGGTCATGGCAATGCTCCGGCTGCCTACTCGTGAGTCGGACGGCAAAGCCAATCTTCATCAGGGGGCTATGGGATGTGGAATAGACATGCGGAGCGGTGCTACCACTAGCGCAGTTTGGAAAAATGATAACTGTACGCATCACCCGGACACCCTGCACCCGGTTGCAGGCGTTGCCATCCCGGACTGGCCGGAACTGCTTAAGCAGGCG encodes the following:
- a CDS encoding RNA methyltransferase, which produces MERQRTPQREARVREVLAKRQKDFTLIIDNVWDPHNVSAILRSCDAFGIYGIHLYYTVSEWPELAKKSSASGKKWVECTKHTDPVKMVSGLRDQGYQVLRTGFSETARPLMDFDLSTPSAVILSNEHSGTAPELAELVPDEVYIPMQGMIQSFNVSVAAALILYHGFSQRFAKGMYDTPSFSPEEMEKLTAEWLAR
- a CDS encoding sirohydrochlorin cobaltochelatase translates to MKKAILFAAHGSKNRAASSALGNILKLTKKAYPDIPIFSAFTSGHILKKLREQGQKLPTVKQNLENLSEEGFTHVVIQSLHVIPGTEYTNTCRLVNRVEKGEIKFEKAIIGEPLLTNDQEIDEISDLILNLLEERDPQKEALILVAHGSKYSDSGNSLYDKFKEVLEAKDSNAYLGKLNSEEGIEKISDRIKASGLKKAYLLPLLFGAGNHVKKDMAGEHEGSWKNIVASRDIEAIPVAKGIGEFDIFARRWMDKLKKAIDQLDT
- a CDS encoding response regulator, which codes for MRALIAEDEFVGRKLLSTFLAPLFVIDVAVNGREAVEAFKLAYEEDNPYKLILMDIMMPEQDGLSALEEIRAFEKGKGHTGRCKVIMTTALDDPKTVIRSFHDVEASSFIVKPVEREKLYAELKKIGLMNK
- a CDS encoding chemotaxis protein CheW, producing MKDSISSCIGQLQESIIALEQGSGDINAILKAMGLDNAQMRSAQIIALMDMLSDGITPISSELVTSLLDISEAQKKFFYCIGGLLDKGGAAADSRKETEPAQNQASASSIELDEYEQEMMAEMLAMTGESPDPSDGWEKVDKTPTGLGTEDPGKSEIKQEPEETSDPEMETSAAAKKVSDEEIVSKQPAPSKKKDSQAISSIRVSTQQLDSLIELVGKLMVTYAVIAQTKAENISKISSSLSELDKVIRNLQSEVDEIRLVPLKQIFMPMHRLVKSTSQKLNKRIKFTITGEELALDKTIVECLNEPLVHLLRNALDHGIESAEDRQMYGKDEMGSVHLNAFRKGEFAYIEITDDGKGLDADVLLKKALERGLASPDTEYSKEEIYAFILQSGFSTASAVTDISGRGVGMDAVVAAIQNTLDGKISIRSELGEGSTFSIAIPLSRSVNEGIVDALVTTVGPETFIFPSREVLEVYEPVAKEFTDLPDGRETVSVRGKVRPLIRMYKVFDLPAPAADIIPKVILVKLGDTIAAILVDEVLRQQKAVVTGFTLPVNTIYKLPILGFGMMGEHDALVVDTETLIASYMDDPV
- a CDS encoding ASKHA domain-containing protein, with protein sequence MELAPTAGLNIAQSLFLNGAFQGVPLCSGMGRCGLCKIRFETSPPEPRREELQKLTVAEIESGWRLSCLHQATGGSIFLPQPERVVPRVSNKFSNNLPEGLALAVDLGTTGLHWAFTLCGTPVKSGQELNPQIGLGSEVMSRLAFAAKPEQRKILSELVTSRIKTLIAETGQIKELVISGNPSMTSILAQDDVRGLSSAPYSLPDGGGKKVNLDEDLPEAYIPPHLAPFVGADITSGIVALNFSKTGIQPPYLFADLGTNGEFVLCLSEDEYIVSSVPMGPALEGVGMSNGRTAGPGAISAFTLTPLGLSPSVIKTEESGQKQKPGITGTGYLSLCAILLKSGVLTSEGLFSSGSTPFAAKLANRLTEINGTPVLDLGHEGLTLPASDVEEILKVKAAFNLAMSALLSEAGLAPSDLNELVLGGAMGQHVNINDLVATGFIPAGIAVITRAAGNTSLEGAKILTHNQEARDFAASLPGRSRVLELAGSDDFGRKYLERMIFKYVY
- a CDS encoding Hpt domain-containing protein, whose translation is MSEDDSLIEEFFSEVNDKYYPQVLEGIDLLDEQRIEEGIEVLSRPLHTIKGVTGFMSGFEPASSFTHKVEDYLKKMQAGEVAHDLMQIALAIESVNTIFMLIEQLRESGSFDKSMTDDIEARLSGDGKQSHAADESGLNPLEIENLPDIQIFTIKVSRIYSSEQLKMVEESLQTINTGNTVLFDFETAVSVASSFFELVASYADSCEICMAGMNSHCTGTFYSWGFQRFFSVFKNREDFLSNTGV